CGGGCCGCACGCCCGGGGACCGGGCCGACGTGACGGTGCTGCTGGTGGGGCGCGGCTCCACGGACCCGGACGCCAACGCCGAGGTGCACAAGGCGGCCCGGCTGCTGTGGGAGGGGCGCGGGTACGCGGGTGTCGAGACGGCGTTCGTGTCGCTGGCGGCGCCGGACGTGCCGAGCGGGCTCGACCGCTGTGTGCGGCTGGGCGCCCGCCGGATCGTGGTCCTGCCCTATTTCCTGTTCACGGGCATCCTGCCGGACCGGGTGCGGCACCAGACGGAGGGCTGGGCGGCCGCGCACCCGGAGGCCGAGGTGCTCTCGGCCGACGTCATCGGGCCGGAGCCGGAGCTGCTGGACCTGGTGTGGGAGCGGTACGAGGAGGCCGTCAAGGGCGATCTGCGGATGAACTGCGACTCGTGCGTGTACCGCATCGCGCTGCCGGGCTTCGAGGACAAGGTGGGCATGCCGCAGCAGCCGCACTTCCACCCGGACGACGACGACCACCACCATGGTCACGGTCACGGGCACCATCACGGCGCTCACTCGCATGCGCACTGAGGACGGGCACGACCTGCGCCACCACGGGGACGCGGAGGTGCGGGACGACGGCGGCTCGCTCGTCGACCTCGCCGTGAACGTCCGCGCGGACACGCCGCCGGTCTGGCTGCGGGAGCACATCGCCGCGTCCCTGGGCGGGCTCGCGGCCTACCCGGACGGGCGTGCCGCGCGGGCGGCGGTGGCCGCGCGGCATGGGCTGCCGGTGGAGCGGGTGCTGCTGACGGCGGGTGCGGCGGAGGCGTTCGTGCTGCTGGCGCGGGCGTTGAAGGTGCGGCGGCCGGTCGTCGTCCACCCCCAGTTCACGGAGCCGGAGGCGGCGCTGCGGGACGCGGGGCACACGGTCGGCCGGGTGCTGCTGCGGGAGGAGGACGGTTTCCGGCTGGACCCGGCGGCCGTCCCCGAGGACGCGGACCTGGTGGTGATCGGCAACCCGACGAACCCGACGTCGGTGCTGCACCCGGCGGACGTGATCGCCGGACTCGCCCGGCCCGGGCGGGTGCTGGTGGTGGACGAGGCGTTCATGGACGCGGTGCCGGGCGAGCGCGAGGCCCTGGCCGGGCGCGTGGACGTGTCCGGCCTCGTGGTGCTGCGCAGCCTGACGAAGACGTGGGGGCTGGCAGGGCTGCGGATCGGGTACGTGCTGGCGGCGCCGGAGACCGTCGAGGACCTTCAGCGGGCGCAGCCGCTGTGGCCGGTGTCGAGCCCGGCGCTGGCCGCGGCCGAGGCGTGCGTGGGGCCGCGTGCGGTGGCGGAGGCGGCCCACGCGGCACACCGCATCGCCGCGGACCGCGCCCACCTGCTGGCGGGCCTCGCCCGCTTCACCCCGGCCGGCCTGCGGGTGGCCGGACCCGCGCAGGGCCCGTTCGTCCTGGTCCGCGTCGAGCGGGCGTCCGCGGTCCGCCGGCGCCTGCGCGAACTCGGCTACGCCGTGCGGCGCGGGGACACCTTCCCCGGCCTGGACGGACAGTGGCTGCGCCTGGCGGTGCGAGACCGCGGAACCACCGACGGGTTTCTGCGAGCGCTGGAGCGGGCGCTGACGGACTGACGCCTCACCCGCCGGCGTGCCCGGCCGTCACCGGCTCGGCGGGGATGCCCTCCCGGGGGCGGCGGGCGAGCAGGACGCTGGTGACGGCGACCCACAGGCCGGCGGCCATGAAGGCGAAGAAGCCCGCCCAGGGGATGAAGATCAGCACGCCGATGACGACCGCGGCCCAGGCCAGCCAGCGAGGCAGGGGGCTGACCGCGGCGCGGACGGTGGCCAGGCCCGTGCCCAGCAGCATGATGCCCATGCCGCCGACGAACGGGATGAAGAAGTCCTCGTTCAGGGCGTTGAGGGCCTGCAGCGCGGGCCCTGATGCCGTCGGCTCGTCGGCGAGGTCCACCAGGGCCAGGGTGAACGCCGACCCGGCCAGGAAACCGAGGGCGAGCAGCAGCCCGCCGCCGAGAACCACCCGGTGCAGCCAGCCGCCCGCGGCCGGGACGTCCCGGACGACGTGGGCCAGGTGGGCGGCGAAGAAGACGAAGAAGACCGCCGCCAGCACCAGCAGGTACAGGCTCGCTCCGGTCTGCCCCTGGTGGTCCTCGTAGAACGCCCTGACCTGTGGACCGGTGGCGTCGTAGCCGGGGGTGTCGCCGAACAGCAGGAAGCCGACGAGCGTCAGGACGACCGCCACCAGTCCGCTCAGAGGTGCGATGCGCATGGAGTCCTCCTGCCGGCAGGGTCCTCCCCCTGTGACTCCCACGCTCGCAGAGGTGGCCGGGCCCCGCCATCCGGCCCCGGATCGCCGGTGGGTCAGCCCCGGCGGCGGGCCAGGGCCACCGCTCCCCCGCCCGCCGCGAGCAGGGCGATCGCGGCGCCCACGACGTACGGCGTGGTCGGGCTGCCGCCCGTGTCGGCCAGGTCCGCCTCGGCGGGTTCGCCCTGCGGCTCGACGCCGGCGGGCGGGGCGGACGGCTCGGCCGGGGGCTGTGCCGCCGCCTCGGGCCGGGGGGTCTCGCAGGTCGCCTCGGCCAGGGTGACGGTGCCGTCGACCTCCGCGACGTTCAGCTTCAACGGGTTGACGGACACCTTGAGTTCGAGGGCGGTGGCGGCGGCCGTACGGGCCGTGGTCCGGGTGCTGGACAGGTCCAGGCGCACGTCGCCGACGCCCGGCACCCTGACGTCCGTCGGGCCGCCGGCGGTCAGGGTCACGCGTTTGCCGAGCACGGTCACCGAGCCGGGCAGGCCGGTCGTGGCGACCGGCTTCTTCCCGGCCTCGCAGGTGGCCTTGGCCGTGACCTGGTCGACCTCGATCAGTGACAGCAGCGGCAGGCCGGGGACGTGGAGGCGGGCGTGGGCCAGGGTGGTGGTTCCCTCGGCCTTCGTGGCGCTCGACGTGGCTCTCGCCTCGGCGACCTCCGCGCGCAGCACGGTGAAGGGCCGGCCGTCGTCCACCGCGTCGAGGGTGGCCGTCAGCGTGGTCTTCTCGGCGCTCCGCGGGGCCTGGACGTCGTTGAGGGAGACGGCGAGGGGGACGTTCACCGACTTGTTCAGCAGGGAGACGTCCAGGCCGGTGCGCAGGACGACGGCGCTCGCGCGGCCGTGGTCGCCGGTGGCGTGCGCCGGGCTCACGCCGGTCAGTGCCACGGGCCCGGCGGCGAGGGCCGTGGCGGTCGCGACGGTCGCCAGCCGGCGTGCGGGCATGCGGAAGGAAGGGCTGTTCACGGTGGGGACTCCAGGGGAGACAGGCTCGGGACCCGGAAAGAATCGCCGCACCGCGCGTATCGCGTCAGCGATCTGACGCCGCTTCACTCCAACGTGGCGATATCGAGGATCCATTCGAATCCCCCGGCACACGCGTTCCCCGGCGTCACCCTCACGGCCGCAAGCCCCGCCGTTCGGACCACGGAGAGGCCCTGCCCGACCACGGCCCTACCCGACCACGCGCCCGTTCAGCACCACCCGGCGGGGCGACGCCAGCACCCGTACGTCGGCCCGCGGGTCCTCGTCGTAGACGACGAGGTCGGCCGGGGCGCCCTCGTCCAGGCCGGGGCGGCCGAGCCAGGTGCGGGCCGTCCAGGTGCCCGCGGCGAGGGCCTCGACGGACGGGATGCCGGCGGTGACGAGTTCACCGACCTCGGCCGCGGCCAGGCCGTGCGCCAGGCCGCCGCCGGCGTCGGTGCCGACGAAGACGGGGATCCCGGCGTCGTAGGCGGCCCGCACGGTGTCGTAACGCCTTTCGTGGAGCCTGCGCATATGGGCCGACCAGCGGGGGAACCGGGCTTCGCCGCCGTCCGCGAGCTGCGGGAAGGTGGCGATGTTGACCAGGGTCGGCACGATGGCGACGCCGCGTTCGGCGAACAGCGGGATGAGGTCCTCGGTCAGGCCCGTCGCGTGTTCGATGCAGTCGATGCCCGCCTCGACGAGGTCCTTGAGGGAGTCCTCCGAGAAGCAGTGCGCGGTCACGCGCGCGCCCAGGCGGTGGGCCTCGGCGATCGCCGCCTCGACGGCCTCGCGGGGCCAGCAGGCCGACAGGTCGCCGAGGTCGCGGTCGATCCAGTCGCCGACCAGCTTGACCCAGCCGTCGCCGCGCCGGGCCTCCTGGGCCACGTAGGCGACCAGGTCCTCCGGCTCGATCTCCCAGGCGTAGTTGCGGATGTAGCGGCGGGTGCGGGCGATGTGCCGCCCGGCCCGGATGATCTTCGGCAGGTCCTCGCGGTCGTCGATCCAGCGGGTGTCGGAGGGGGAGCCGGCGTCGCGGATGAGCAGCGTGCCCGCGTCCCGGTCGGTCAGCGCCTGCTTCTCGGCGACGTCCTCGGGAACAGGGCCGTGCCGGTCGAGTCCGACGTGGCAGTGCGCGTCGACGAGGCCGGGCAGGGCCCAGCCGACGACCGTGCGGATGTCGCGGGCGCCGGCGGGACGGTCGTAGGAGATGCGGCCGTCGACCACCCACAGGTCGTCCCGGACGTCCTCGGGCCCGACGAGCACCCGTCCCTTCACGTGCAGCACCGTGCGATCGCTCATGCACCGCACCTTAGTGAGCCGGCCGCCGGGCATCGACGGGGGCCGGTGTCCGCGGGACGTGCCGCGCAGGGGCGCGAGGGCCGCCGGTTACCCTCGATGCGATCGAACCTGCTGTGAGTGAAGAGAGCACTGCCGTGACGCATCCGTTTCTGGACCTGGCCCCGCTCGGCGCGGACCGCTTCGCCGCGATCGAGGACCGTGTGGCGCGGCTGCTGAGCACCGGGCAGGACGTCGTGATCATGCAGGGCGAGGCGCTGCTGCCGCTGGAGGGCGCGATCCGCGCCGCGGCCGGTCCGGGCACGACGGCGCTGAACGTCATCACGGGGCCGTACGGGCAGACGTTCGGCGACTGGCTGCGGGACTGCGGCGCCACGGTGATCGACCTGGCGGTGCCCTTCCACACGGCGGCCACGGCCGAGCAGATCCGCGCGGCCCTCGCCGCACACCCGCAGATCGACTTCGTGTCCATGGTGCACGCGGAGGCGGCGACCGGCAACACCAACCCCGTCGCGGAGATCGGCGAGGTCGTACGGGCGCACGGGGCGCTGTTCTACCTGGACGCCGTGGCGTCGATCGGGGCCGAGCCGGTGCTGCCGGACGCGTGGGGCGTGGACCTGTGCGTGATCGGGGCGCAGAAGGCGATGGGCGGTCCGGCCGGAGTGTCGGCGGTGTCGGTGAGCGAGCGGGCCTGGGCCCGGATGGCGGCGAACCCCAACGCTCCGCGCCGGTCGTATCTGTCGCTCCTCGACTGGAAGGAGCGGTGGATCGACGGCGGCCGCAGGGCGCTGCTGCATGCGCCGGCGCAGCTGGAGATGCTGGCCCTGGAGGCCTGTGTGGAGCGGATCGAGGCGGCGGGGCCGCAGGCCGTGATGGCCCGGCACGCGTCCGCCGCGGCGGCGACCCGGGCCGGGGCGGTCGCGCTCGGTGGCGGGCTGGAGCCGTACGTGTACGAGGCGCGGGACGCGGCGCCCGTCGCCACGACGCTGCGGGCGCCGTCCGGGGTGGTGGCGTCGGAACTGGTCCGGCGGGCGCTGGAAGCGGATCCGGCGGTGCCGCTGGCCGCGGGCGGGGGTGCGCTGGCCAAGGAGATGATCCGGGTCAACCACTACGGCGCGGAGGCGACGCCCGGGGCTGTGCGGGCGAGCCTGGCGGCGCTGGGGGCGGCACTGTCCGAGGCGGGTCTGCCGGTCGACGTGCAGGGGGCACTGCGGGCCGCCGAGGAGGCGTGGCGGTAGTCCTCGGCCGAGATGCGCCGGGGCACCGTTGTCAGTGCCCCGTGCCAAGCTCCGCGTATGACCGCTGACACACCTGACACCCCGGCCCTCCCCGACGGCCGCCCCGTGCCCCGCCTCACCGGTGACGAGCGGGCCATGCTCGAGAGCTGGCTGGACTTCCACCGGGCCACGCTGGAGCTGAAGTGCGCCGGTCTGGACGACGCGCAGGCGCGGATCGCGGCGGCCGAGCCGTCGTCGCTGACCCTGCTCGGGCTGGTGCAGCACCTCGCCGAGGTCGAGCGGAACTGGTTCCAGCGGGTGGCCGGCGGGCTCACCGCACCGCCCGTGTTCGAGGACCCGACCGGCTATGCGCTGGATCCGGCGCGGGGGCTCGACGAGGCGCTCGGGATCTGGCGGCGGGAGATCGCCCGGGGGCGGGAGCTGTGCGCCGGGCTGCCGCTGGACCACATCGGGCGGGTCGCCGAGGGGCCGGTGCCCGGGATGGAGGTCAGCCTGCGCTGGGTGCTCATCCACATGATCGAGGAGTACGCACGGCACAACGGTCACGCCGATCTCCTGCGGGAACGCATCGACGGAGCGACGGGGGCCTGAATTCCATGCGCTTTCCGCGATATCTCACATGTAAGATGGCACACAATTAAGAATTCTTTCAAGAACAGCTTCCCGTATTCTTCTGCCCGCTTTTCCTGTTCCTAAACACGCAGATTTTGCGGACACTCGGAGGGGAAATCCTGACAGCCCTCTCGGGGCTTACACGGCTGTGACGCGTTACACACTGTGACCATTTTGCCCGGTAATTCCCAGGCAATATCGGGCATATCGCCACCTCAGTACATGAACCTTCGCGCTCGCGCGATAACACAGACGTGGCCCATATGTAACCCCGATCGACGATGCGATTTTGAATTTGGCTGGGTAAGTTGAATTCACATGACTGCCGTACAAGCAGATCCGCAAATCGACCGCCCCACGGTGGCTGACGGAGCCGCACTCTGGCGGATGGCGAAGGACTCGAAGGTTCTCGACCTGAACTCGTCCTACAGCTATCTGCTGTGGTGCCGGGACTTCGCCGCCACATCGGCCGTCGCCCGTGACGAGCACGGCGAGCCGATGGGTTTCATCACCGGGTACGTGCGGCCGGACAGCCCGCGCACCCTGCTGGTCTGGCAGGTGGCGGTGGACGAGGCCCACCGCGGGCGTGGACTGGCCGCCGCGCTGCTCGACGGCCTCGTCGCACGGACCGCGGCCGAGCGCGGGGTGACGACGGTGGAGACCACCATCACCCCGGGCAACACCGCCTCGGAGCGCCTGTTCACTTCGTTCGCCGAGCGTCACGGCGCGCGGCTGGAGCGCGAGGTGCTGTTCGACGCGGGCCTGTTCCCCGACGGGCCGCACGACGCAGAGGTGCTGTACCGCATCGGCCCGCTGCCCCACTGAGAC
This is a stretch of genomic DNA from Streptomyces hawaiiensis. It encodes these proteins:
- a CDS encoding amidohydrolase family protein is translated as MSDRTVLHVKGRVLVGPEDVRDDLWVVDGRISYDRPAGARDIRTVVGWALPGLVDAHCHVGLDRHGPVPEDVAEKQALTDRDAGTLLIRDAGSPSDTRWIDDREDLPKIIRAGRHIARTRRYIRNYAWEIEPEDLVAYVAQEARRGDGWVKLVGDWIDRDLGDLSACWPREAVEAAIAEAHRLGARVTAHCFSEDSLKDLVEAGIDCIEHATGLTEDLIPLFAERGVAIVPTLVNIATFPQLADGGEARFPRWSAHMRRLHERRYDTVRAAYDAGIPVFVGTDAGGGLAHGLAAAEVGELVTAGIPSVEALAAGTWTARTWLGRPGLDEGAPADLVVYDEDPRADVRVLASPRRVVLNGRVVG
- the ectA gene encoding diaminobutyrate acetyltransferase, which encodes MTAVQADPQIDRPTVADGAALWRMAKDSKVLDLNSSYSYLLWCRDFAATSAVARDEHGEPMGFITGYVRPDSPRTLLVWQVAVDEAHRGRGLAAALLDGLVARTAAERGVTTVETTITPGNTASERLFTSFAERHGARLEREVLFDAGLFPDGPHDAEVLYRIGPLPH
- a CDS encoding SCO1860 family LAETG-anchored protein, giving the protein MNSPSFRMPARRLATVATATALAAGPVALTGVSPAHATGDHGRASAVVLRTGLDVSLLNKSVNVPLAVSLNDVQAPRSAEKTTLTATLDAVDDGRPFTVLRAEVAEARATSSATKAEGTTTLAHARLHVPGLPLLSLIEVDQVTAKATCEAGKKPVATTGLPGSVTVLGKRVTLTAGGPTDVRVPGVGDVRLDLSSTRTTARTAAATALELKVSVNPLKLNVAEVDGTVTLAEATCETPRPEAAAQPPAEPSAPPAGVEPQGEPAEADLADTGGSPTTPYVVGAAIALLAAGGGAVALARRRG
- a CDS encoding pyridoxal-phosphate-dependent aminotransferase family protein yields the protein MSEESTAVTHPFLDLAPLGADRFAAIEDRVARLLSTGQDVVIMQGEALLPLEGAIRAAAGPGTTALNVITGPYGQTFGDWLRDCGATVIDLAVPFHTAATAEQIRAALAAHPQIDFVSMVHAEAATGNTNPVAEIGEVVRAHGALFYLDAVASIGAEPVLPDAWGVDLCVIGAQKAMGGPAGVSAVSVSERAWARMAANPNAPRRSYLSLLDWKERWIDGGRRALLHAPAQLEMLALEACVERIEAAGPQAVMARHASAAAATRAGAVALGGGLEPYVYEARDAAPVATTLRAPSGVVASELVRRALEADPAVPLAAGGGALAKEMIRVNHYGAEATPGAVRASLAALGAALSEAGLPVDVQGALRAAEEAWR
- a CDS encoding sirohydrochlorin chelatase; translation: MTTPPALLIAGHGTRDDAGAEAFRDFVRRLGARHPELPVAGGFIELSPPPLGEAVTELVEQGVRRFAAVPLMLVSAGHAKGDIPAALAREKERHPGISYAYGRPLGPHPALLNVLERRLDEALGSAGRTPGDRADVTVLLVGRGSTDPDANAEVHKAARLLWEGRGYAGVETAFVSLAAPDVPSGLDRCVRLGARRIVVLPYFLFTGILPDRVRHQTEGWAAAHPEAEVLSADVIGPEPELLDLVWERYEEAVKGDLRMNCDSCVYRIALPGFEDKVGMPQQPHFHPDDDDHHHGHGHGHHHGAHSHAH
- a CDS encoding DinB family protein, whose amino-acid sequence is MTADTPDTPALPDGRPVPRLTGDERAMLESWLDFHRATLELKCAGLDDAQARIAAAEPSSLTLLGLVQHLAEVERNWFQRVAGGLTAPPVFEDPTGYALDPARGLDEALGIWRREIARGRELCAGLPLDHIGRVAEGPVPGMEVSLRWVLIHMIEEYARHNGHADLLRERIDGATGA
- the cobC gene encoding Rv2231c family pyridoxal phosphate-dependent protein CobC — protein: MRTEDGHDLRHHGDAEVRDDGGSLVDLAVNVRADTPPVWLREHIAASLGGLAAYPDGRAARAAVAARHGLPVERVLLTAGAAEAFVLLARALKVRRPVVVHPQFTEPEAALRDAGHTVGRVLLREEDGFRLDPAAVPEDADLVVIGNPTNPTSVLHPADVIAGLARPGRVLVVDEAFMDAVPGEREALAGRVDVSGLVVLRSLTKTWGLAGLRIGYVLAAPETVEDLQRAQPLWPVSSPALAAAEACVGPRAVAEAAHAAHRIAADRAHLLAGLARFTPAGLRVAGPAQGPFVLVRVERASAVRRRLRELGYAVRRGDTFPGLDGQWLRLAVRDRGTTDGFLRALERALTD